From a single Drosophila sulfurigaster albostrigata strain 15112-1811.04 chromosome 3, ASM2355843v2, whole genome shotgun sequence genomic region:
- the LOC133842848 gene encoding uncharacterized protein LOC133842848 isoform X1, translating into MRWLTVCLLYTLPIFEVDCNETIVNVRGKVKTIIESVETDCDHDYVEYFDIVPNKILLFTFRVAKVAPSFNLTITTRSAKTKRVMYKITVDGCPFLSNPIINKVLGSTYRKILVNTTFKCPIPPKVYFMKNVAALFAMPAFHPAGQFQMNARVRMPQTNAPFVMDINWKYSIEHLK; encoded by the exons ATGCGTTGGTTGACAGTTTGTCTGCTTTACACTCTGCCAATCTTTGAAGTTGACTGTAATGAAACG ATCGTCAATGTGCGTGGCAAAGTGAAAACAATTATAGAATCAGTTGAGACCGATTGTGATCATGATTATGTGGAATACTTTGATATAGTGCCCAACAAGATCTTACTCTTCACTTTTCGTGTCGCCAAGGTAGCGCCTTCTTTTAACCTCACCATCACCACGCGCTCCGCAAAGACCAAGAGAGTTATGTACAAGATCACCGTGGATGGCTGTCCGTTTCTTAGCAATCCCATCATAAACAAAGTCTTGGGCTCTACCTATCGTAAGATACTGGTTAATACCACCTTCAAGTGTCCCATTCCACCAAAGGTTTACTTTATGAAAAATGTAGCTGCACTTTTTGCAATGCCCGCGTTTCATCCCGCTGGACAATTTCAGATGAATGCTCGCGTCAGAATGCCACAGACCAATGCACCTTTCGTGATGGATATTAACTGGAAATATAGTATAGAACATTTGAAATAA